In a single window of the Flavobacterium sp. W4I14 genome:
- a CDS encoding hypothetical protein (product_source=Hypo-rule applied; cath_funfam=2.170.130.10,2.60.40.1120; pfam=PF13620,PF14905; superfamily=49452,56935): MKKLTLILLFCFPLITLAQLRKGLVTDKTGEPIDGATIGLRRGDSTLAIQISKNGLFSFQQPFKGSYILKVNAVGYQNTVQALNLPMDSVVIVMIGDDRTLEQVTVSASKPLIVRKIDRVIFNVENSIVASGATVWDALGKAPGVQTRFDGGVTANNKGVVIYMDDKPIRLSGEDLAAYLRSLPSDNIAKIEIIANPTARYDAQGGAVINIISKKPKGDGFNVVLSGGHTQSTYSSYNPSMVFNYRKDKLNVYGSYGYSRRKKDHTESEYVIFDSPENYSDWRNDKSGIRSGNANSYKIGTDYNLTDKQVIGILVNGYNGSNSRPNSTLTTIVNNHSALPDSILHTQNVSNGKAYQYSFNLNYKIKLDTNGRNINVDLDYVPYQNKNSQQVDTYGTLANGNLLPDNYHIFTPSDQNIDIYSGKLDYSDKLWKKWTFESGVKYSSIRTRNSFDFYNNPATGPELVPNRSDRFEYAENISAIYASISGDAGNWSFEGGLRGEYTRTNGKSLVLNTNNQNNYFKLFPTLFVAYKMNKDNEIKLVYNSRINRPEYWRLNPFKSYTSPYTYLEGNPALQPAFIYNGELGYTYKQQYNISFYIRRVVDYFSNISVQDNTSKLFYDTQRNLDLSQEMGFSASFPIKPATWWEINNYAQGSYRQEKSGYLQARYDYHVWGIYLSTNHAFTLNKTQGLKAEISAWYSSPTIQGIYKLAQLYDVSAGVSKSLFKGKGTLRLAVNDMFYGNAYRIDVDYENQHNGFYEKNDTRSATLSFSYRLGGNPAAARKRTSASEEEKKRTQ; the protein is encoded by the coding sequence ATGAAAAAGTTAACCCTAATCCTTCTTTTCTGCTTCCCTTTGATCACTTTAGCGCAATTACGTAAAGGTTTGGTAACCGATAAAACCGGTGAACCGATTGACGGGGCAACCATTGGCTTGCGCCGTGGAGATTCGACCCTAGCCATCCAGATTTCAAAAAACGGGTTATTCAGTTTCCAGCAGCCTTTTAAAGGCAGTTACATTTTAAAGGTTAATGCTGTTGGATATCAAAATACGGTTCAGGCATTGAATCTTCCGATGGATTCGGTTGTGATCGTGATGATCGGTGACGATAGAACCCTGGAGCAGGTAACGGTATCCGCTTCAAAACCACTTATCGTGAGAAAAATCGACAGGGTGATATTTAATGTCGAAAATAGCATTGTAGCAAGTGGTGCAACGGTTTGGGATGCATTGGGCAAAGCACCGGGCGTACAGACGCGTTTTGACGGTGGGGTAACGGCGAACAACAAAGGTGTGGTGATTTACATGGATGATAAGCCCATCAGGTTATCGGGCGAAGATCTGGCTGCATATCTCCGGAGCCTTCCTTCGGATAATATTGCCAAAATAGAAATCATCGCCAATCCAACGGCCAGGTATGATGCCCAGGGCGGTGCAGTAATCAATATTATTTCTAAAAAACCAAAAGGCGATGGCTTTAACGTGGTGCTTTCCGGCGGTCATACCCAATCAACCTATAGCAGCTATAACCCTAGTATGGTGTTCAATTATCGGAAAGACAAATTGAATGTATATGGCAGTTATGGCTACAGCAGACGTAAAAAAGACCATACGGAAAGTGAATATGTTATTTTCGACTCGCCTGAAAATTATTCGGATTGGCGGAATGATAAATCGGGAATACGTTCGGGAAACGCCAATAGTTACAAAATCGGCACAGACTATAACCTGACCGACAAACAGGTAATCGGTATTTTGGTAAATGGCTACAATGGTTCAAACAGCAGACCGAATAGCACATTAACTACCATTGTTAACAACCACTCGGCACTACCAGATTCAATTCTTCATACCCAAAACGTTTCTAATGGAAAAGCCTATCAATATAGTTTCAATCTCAACTACAAAATTAAATTAGATACCAATGGCCGGAATATTAATGTGGATTTAGATTATGTTCCTTACCAGAACAAAAACAGCCAGCAGGTAGATACTTATGGCACATTGGCCAACGGCAATCTGCTTCCCGACAATTACCACATCTTTACCCCGTCTGACCAGAATATCGATATCTATTCGGGAAAACTGGATTATTCGGATAAGTTGTGGAAGAAATGGACGTTTGAATCGGGTGTAAAATATAGCAGTATCCGCACACGCAACAGTTTTGATTTTTATAATAATCCGGCAACCGGCCCTGAATTGGTACCTAATCGTAGCGACCGCTTTGAATATGCAGAAAACATATCGGCTATTTATGCCAGTATTAGCGGAGATGCCGGCAACTGGAGCTTTGAGGGCGGTCTACGGGGTGAATATACCCGAACAAATGGCAAATCGCTGGTATTAAACACCAACAACCAGAACAACTATTTTAAGCTTTTCCCAACGCTTTTTGTAGCGTATAAAATGAATAAGGACAACGAAATAAAACTCGTTTATAATTCGAGGATCAACAGGCCAGAATACTGGAGGTTAAACCCTTTTAAATCTTATACCAGTCCTTACACTTACCTGGAAGGAAACCCTGCTCTGCAACCCGCTTTTATTTACAATGGCGAACTGGGTTATACCTATAAACAGCAATATAACATTTCATTTTACATACGACGGGTGGTTGATTATTTTAGTAATATCTCGGTACAGGACAACACCTCAAAACTCTTTTATGATACCCAAAGAAATCTAGATTTGAGTCAGGAAATGGGTTTCTCGGCTTCCTTTCCCATTAAGCCAGCTACCTGGTGGGAAATCAATAATTATGCACAGGGCTCCTACCGCCAGGAAAAGTCGGGATATTTACAGGCCCGTTATGATTATCATGTTTGGGGTATTTATCTAAGCACCAATCATGCTTTTACATTGAACAAAACGCAGGGGTTGAAAGCGGAAATCAGCGCATGGTACTCTTCTCCTACCATACAGGGCATTTATAAACTTGCACAGCTTTATGATGTGAGCGCAGGTGTGAGCAAGAGTTTGTTTAAAGGCAAAGGCACTTTAAGGTTAGCTGTAAACGATATGTTTTATGGAAATGCCTACCGCATTGATGTTGATTACGAAAATCAACATAATGGTTTTTATGAGAAAAACGATACACGTAGTGCTACTTTAAGCTTCTCGTACCGGTTGGGCGGTAATCCAGCAGCGGCCAGAAAAAGAACTTCAGCCAGTGAGGAGGAAAAGAAACGCACACAGTAA
- a CDS encoding hypothetical protein (product_source=Hypo-rule applied; superfamily=54427): MQPFYLYIMSKDSILNNLFRAASNMLTQFSTEEPLISEETKAILNDSEGKVELYDKIMSNPKHGEVTLNLKGQDIKFFVEA; this comes from the coding sequence TTGCAACCCTTTTATTTATATATCATGAGCAAGGATAGTATCTTAAACAATCTTTTTAGAGCGGCCTCAAATATGCTTACTCAATTCAGTACAGAGGAACCGCTGATCAGTGAGGAGACTAAAGCAATCCTCAATGATTCGGAGGGTAAAGTCGAGCTTTATGACAAAATCATGAGCAACCCTAAGCATGGCGAGGTCACCCTTAATTTGAAAGGTCAGGACATTAAGTTTTTCGTAGAGGCTTAA
- a CDS encoding hypothetical protein (product_source=Hypo-rule applied; transmembrane_helix_parts=Outside_1_3,TMhelix_4_23,Inside_24_43,TMhelix_44_66,Outside_67_106,TMhelix_107_129,Inside_130_260,TMhelix_261_283,Outside_284_297,TMhelix_298_315,Inside_316_335,TMhelix_336_358,Outside_359_385): MEQVALNTVIAVMMAIFPGFLFRKFYYRGEFTKQFNQSNEFDKLLWNVFFSGVSMGVTFLSVYAFRSMSGLEVLDSLSYDTVRQIATPIADNKIPEKDLMYKTYQDLLLIIALIYAISCFFGFMLHWLVRGLRLDVHFQLFRFKNYWYYYIHGGKILYSSPGNKKPAFTMVDVLCEIAGETKMYSGILSQYTINKEDNNLENLFLTNARALKQVKDTAGNTVEVKSREIPGAAFCIPYKTVANMNLVYVYRDDRGRNLNKLSLIAINIAFFLFFTLVVASFWFDLSSYGIVGFWEKFFYGIFAFMGLANFRLLFLKRAWQSLEWITASSLIISSSLWILYLMGVVNVWVSIGSFIAAIVVISTIPSSSPPQDSNSDAQQSSQDND; this comes from the coding sequence TTGGAACAGGTTGCGCTCAATACCGTGATCGCTGTGATGATGGCGATTTTTCCGGGTTTCCTTTTTAGAAAATTTTATTATCGTGGTGAGTTCACCAAGCAGTTTAATCAATCCAATGAGTTTGATAAGTTGTTGTGGAATGTGTTTTTCAGTGGGGTTTCCATGGGGGTCACTTTTCTCTCTGTTTATGCTTTCCGATCGATGTCGGGTCTTGAAGTTCTAGATTCACTTAGTTATGATACCGTACGACAGATTGCAACGCCAATTGCCGACAATAAGATTCCGGAGAAGGATCTGATGTACAAAACCTATCAGGATTTACTATTGATCATTGCGCTTATTTACGCTATTTCCTGTTTCTTTGGTTTTATGTTGCATTGGCTGGTTAGAGGGCTCAGACTAGACGTACATTTCCAGCTGTTTCGATTTAAAAATTATTGGTATTACTATATTCATGGTGGTAAAATCCTTTATAGCAGTCCAGGCAACAAAAAGCCTGCTTTTACGATGGTAGATGTGTTATGTGAGATTGCAGGTGAAACTAAGATGTATTCTGGCATCCTCTCGCAGTATACAATTAATAAGGAAGATAATAACCTGGAAAACCTATTTCTGACCAATGCACGTGCGCTAAAACAGGTGAAAGATACTGCAGGCAATACAGTGGAGGTGAAGTCAAGAGAAATTCCTGGAGCAGCTTTTTGTATTCCGTATAAAACGGTAGCAAACATGAATTTAGTGTACGTTTATCGTGATGATCGTGGTCGGAACCTGAATAAACTTTCTTTGATTGCGATTAATATAGCTTTCTTTCTATTTTTCACATTAGTAGTCGCTTCGTTCTGGTTTGATTTAAGCTCTTACGGTATTGTAGGATTCTGGGAAAAATTTTTCTACGGCATTTTCGCATTTATGGGCTTAGCCAACTTTCGCCTATTATTTTTGAAAAGGGCTTGGCAAAGCCTTGAGTGGATAACAGCCTCTTCATTAATTATTTCCAGTTCGTTATGGATCCTCTACCTGATGGGAGTTGTCAATGTTTGGGTTTCAATCGGCTCTTTTATTGCCGCTATTGTAGTGATTTCTACAATTCCTTCTTCATCACCACCCCAGGACTCTAATTCTGATGCCCAGCAATCATCACAGGATAACGACTAA
- a CDS encoding hypothetical protein (product_source=Hypo-rule applied; transmembrane_helix_parts=Inside_1_6,TMhelix_7_24,Outside_25_182) translates to MKHMKKTIYVLILPLVVVSGLVFANREIKPSPKPLSIAERKARIVDDRKKWEASPDGIRYKEWELSPEGKKVHASHDKIRKYLKDFSNMDAVVTSVTFQRANAKSSGPKWLIVRINGEAYMMQFTLKEFQQLNGLKVNDKIMVKSHSAGYSPNHPYLIVSGDYIEQNNKVLFKRDFSKNNGC, encoded by the coding sequence ATGAAACATATGAAAAAAACCATCTATGTGCTGATCTTACCACTGGTTGTGGTAAGCGGATTAGTATTTGCCAATCGTGAAATTAAGCCATCCCCAAAGCCCTTGTCTATAGCTGAAAGGAAAGCTCGCATAGTGGATGACAGGAAAAAATGGGAGGCCTCTCCTGACGGGATCAGGTACAAAGAATGGGAACTTTCTCCTGAAGGTAAAAAAGTGCATGCCAGTCATGATAAAATAAGGAAGTACTTAAAGGATTTCAGCAATATGGATGCCGTGGTCACCTCAGTTACTTTTCAGCGTGCAAATGCGAAATCATCAGGACCAAAATGGCTTATCGTCAGGATTAATGGCGAAGCATACATGATGCAATTCACGCTTAAGGAATTTCAGCAGTTAAATGGGCTGAAAGTTAACGACAAAATAATGGTAAAAAGCCACAGCGCCGGCTATTCGCCCAATCATCCCTATTTGATTGTATCAGGCGATTATATTGAGCAAAATAATAAGGTACTTTTTAAACGTGACTTTAGCAAAAATAACGGTTGCTGA
- a CDS encoding DNA-binding CsgD family transcriptional regulator (product_source=COG2771; cath_funfam=1.10.10.10; cog=COG2771; pfam=PF19904; superfamily=46894), translating into MSIFPNFITVFNSLLNEEDQVWPKAPELLNTGLRIFALIRLGISDNEAIATILEYSVNTIYVYKMRIKAKANVSGDEFDRIIMSVKAV; encoded by the coding sequence GTGAGCATCTTCCCAAATTTCATAACGGTATTTAACTCGCTGCTTAATGAGGAAGACCAGGTATGGCCCAAAGCGCCTGAACTGCTAAATACAGGCCTTCGGATATTTGCATTGATCAGGCTTGGGATAAGCGATAATGAAGCTATTGCAACTATTTTAGAATATTCTGTAAATACGATATACGTTTACAAGATGAGGATAAAGGCCAAAGCTAATGTCTCAGGTGATGAATTCGACCGGATTATCATGTCGGTAAAAGCAGTTTAA
- a CDS encoding cell division protein FtsL (product_source=COG4839; cath_funfam=1.20.5.110; cog=COG4839; pfam=PF19904; superfamily=48452; transmembrane_helix_parts=Outside_1_325,TMhelix_326_348,Inside_349_460), which translates to MKFLTTNLFLLMLSLNVYSSAKKDSVLEKLKMEISKKKEYDNRKLLRIRGLRADLTRMQGNAFGTYLKLFDEYEYYKFDSAYFYGKKMLDLSLELRDAVKENESKVKLASLLLHAGMFKETFDYLGEIKASVLNRKYKFDYYGLKSGAYSNLAIYNNDKNFTDAYNKKAVSYLDSAAALCTPKSVELLFIRGNRQVVAGETNHPPKYFLELLKHYKLSDHDRARLLTGLAAFYQRDDQNEQRIWLLAESAISDIRSSTKETLATLLLAEHLFRHGDLDNAYLFIQQSRDDAGFYGNRLRKLKIESILPDIAAQVNMATQREKNKFLTYFLSISLITVVILLVSFMIFIQLRKLKVQDQIIKEKNKELNEVNVQLLEINDKLREFATVNEKYIGYFFDVISGYIIKTGPVEKKRGAQNSCKTLWRDIARPEGYQYQKRTRDTFQYLRQGFREHLPKFHNGI; encoded by the coding sequence ATGAAATTTTTAACAACCAACCTATTCTTACTTATGCTCAGCCTTAACGTATATTCTTCGGCAAAGAAGGATAGTGTGCTGGAGAAATTAAAAATGGAAATATCGAAAAAAAAAGAATACGATAATCGTAAACTTTTAAGGATTCGGGGGCTCAGGGCAGATCTTACGCGCATGCAGGGCAATGCGTTTGGTACCTACCTAAAACTGTTTGATGAATATGAATATTACAAGTTCGATTCTGCTTATTTCTATGGGAAGAAAATGCTCGATCTCAGTTTAGAACTCCGCGACGCGGTAAAGGAAAATGAAAGTAAGGTGAAACTGGCTTCCCTTTTATTACATGCAGGCATGTTCAAAGAAACTTTTGACTATCTGGGTGAAATCAAGGCGTCTGTGCTTAACAGGAAATATAAATTTGATTATTATGGGTTAAAGTCTGGTGCCTATTCCAATCTTGCTATATATAATAACGACAAGAATTTTACCGATGCCTATAATAAAAAAGCAGTAAGCTATTTGGATTCTGCTGCTGCGCTGTGTACTCCAAAGTCTGTCGAATTGCTTTTTATACGCGGTAACCGGCAGGTAGTGGCCGGTGAAACAAATCATCCACCAAAATATTTCCTTGAGCTGTTAAAGCATTATAAGCTCTCAGATCATGACCGGGCAAGACTTTTGACCGGCTTGGCCGCTTTTTATCAACGAGATGATCAAAACGAACAAAGAATTTGGTTGCTTGCCGAATCTGCTATCAGCGATATCCGGTCATCAACAAAAGAAACGCTTGCCACATTGCTCTTGGCCGAGCATCTCTTCAGGCATGGCGATCTAGACAATGCTTATCTTTTTATCCAGCAGTCGAGAGATGATGCTGGTTTCTATGGTAACCGTTTGCGTAAGCTTAAAATCGAGTCTATATTACCCGACATTGCCGCACAGGTAAACATGGCCACCCAACGGGAGAAAAATAAATTTCTGACGTATTTCCTGTCGATCTCCCTTATAACTGTAGTGATATTACTTGTTTCTTTCATGATTTTCATCCAACTACGGAAACTTAAGGTTCAGGATCAGATTATAAAGGAAAAAAACAAGGAACTGAATGAGGTTAACGTTCAGCTTTTAGAAATCAACGATAAACTGAGGGAATTTGCTACGGTGAACGAAAAATATATAGGCTACTTTTTTGATGTAATTTCAGGATATATAATTAAAACTGGACCGGTTGAAAAAAAACGTGGAGCGCAAAATTCTTGCAAAACGCTTTGGCGAGATATTGCCCGACCTGAAGGATATCAATATCAAAAGAGAACGCGAGATACTTTTCAATACCTTCGACAGGGTTTTCGTGAGCATCTTCCCAAATTTCATAACGGTATTTAA
- a CDS encoding TonB-linked SusC/RagA family outer membrane protein (product_source=TIGR04056; cath_funfam=2.170.130.10,2.60.40.1120; cleavage_site_network=SignalP-noTM; cog=COG1629; ko=KO:K21573; pfam=PF00593,PF07715,PF13715; superfamily=49464,56935; tigrfam=TIGR04056; transmembrane_helix_parts=Inside_1_4,TMhelix_5_22,Outside_23_995) translates to MYRKFLLLLSICSLLCILAFSANAQTKTISGTVTDIADGSALPGVNISDNTKSSTATTNTKGMYSITIPAGAKTITFSFIGYGSKTLPIPAANALNVTLSSASNTLEEVVVVSVGYGTLDKREVSSSITHISSKDLLAVASNNPLMSLQGKVPGLNITNTAGADPNSSPSIQLRGVSSRNAGLGPLYVINGIPGGNIDNINQNDIESIDVLKGGAASAIYGTRGSNGVIIITTKKGSSQSRMFYDGYASFDYLTNKLENLSPEEFITNRVQNKQGQDYKAKTNWLDEVTNSPAFAQKHTVQFSGGSAKTNYFASGDYREADGIDLRAHKREYGARLTINHVTDNNMFVASLSVAPRMMKTNNADQGNFNNALTLNPTYPIFNSAGKYNYINTGFFSNNPVENANLIKSQGEIKELDINGSLKMNILSNLSTTVTVSQISRSFKRLDFSPSTLSSVVQANKITQTNFAKQEQQENDQKNIEWTGNYSLDLGKNHFKVLGGYSYSLYNYKQFSAQNYDFPFDTYEWNNLGSGLYNGGAAGQGQSAVGSTQNGSTLISFFGRVNYDFNNRYILTASLRREGSSKFGNNNKWGNFPAVSAAWRLSEETFIKDRLPWVNELKIRADYGITGNQDFDNYKSLLLYGGAGYFPYNGQYYQVYGPSSNVNPDLSWEKSANFNVGLDFSILKNRISGSLDYYIRTNKDLLGNYNVPVPPNTQATTFANVGTMKNYGIELALSGEAIKQDDFEYSINLAFSYNRNKFISFSNEIYQGGTFEDVAGLPAPGSPGNIQRIQEGHSIGEFYTLRSAGVNDAGALLVYKKDGSVVQANLASNDDKQFVGNGLPKFIASLGNTFRYKRFDLGIFLRGTFGYKIFNTSAFYIGTPSSQSDANVLKSAYDSSSKYSLLKSNATTSIASDYFLENGSFLKIDNVSLGYRQPLKTKYLNSLRIYATGRNLHTFTNFTGGDPDLIQVNGLTPGVNTSLNYYPSTLQLIFGLQVTF, encoded by the coding sequence ATGTACAGGAAATTTTTACTGTTATTGAGCATTTGCTCACTTTTATGTATACTCGCATTTTCGGCGAATGCACAAACTAAAACCATATCCGGAACGGTAACTGACATTGCCGACGGCTCAGCACTCCCTGGGGTGAATATATCGGATAATACCAAATCATCAACGGCAACGACAAACACCAAGGGAATGTATTCCATTACCATTCCTGCGGGCGCTAAAACCATTACATTTTCTTTCATCGGTTATGGTTCTAAAACATTGCCAATCCCAGCAGCTAACGCCCTTAATGTAACACTAAGTTCTGCGTCAAACACATTGGAAGAAGTTGTAGTGGTGAGCGTAGGTTATGGAACGCTTGATAAGCGGGAAGTTTCGAGCTCCATTACCCACATTTCTTCTAAAGATCTGCTTGCTGTTGCCTCAAACAATCCGCTGATGTCGTTACAAGGAAAAGTCCCGGGGCTCAATATCACTAATACGGCAGGTGCCGACCCAAATTCAAGCCCAAGTATCCAGTTGCGTGGTGTTTCCTCACGTAACGCAGGATTAGGCCCGCTTTACGTAATAAATGGGATACCAGGTGGCAATATCGATAACATCAACCAGAACGACATTGAAAGCATTGATGTTTTAAAAGGTGGCGCTGCCTCTGCGATTTACGGCACAAGGGGAAGTAACGGGGTAATTATTATTACCACCAAAAAAGGAAGTTCACAATCGCGCATGTTTTATGATGGTTATGCAAGTTTCGATTATTTAACCAATAAGCTGGAAAACCTTTCACCTGAGGAATTTATTACGAACCGTGTGCAGAACAAACAGGGGCAGGACTATAAGGCAAAAACCAACTGGCTGGATGAGGTTACTAATTCTCCTGCCTTTGCACAGAAACACACCGTTCAGTTCTCGGGCGGCTCGGCCAAGACCAATTATTTCGCTTCAGGAGATTATCGCGAAGCAGATGGTATCGATTTACGCGCACATAAAAGGGAATACGGAGCACGATTGACGATAAACCATGTTACAGATAACAATATGTTTGTCGCCTCACTCAGTGTCGCCCCAAGAATGATGAAAACAAACAACGCTGATCAAGGGAATTTTAACAATGCGCTTACACTCAATCCAACCTATCCGATCTTTAATAGCGCAGGCAAGTATAACTACATCAATACCGGCTTTTTTTCCAACAATCCGGTCGAAAATGCAAACCTGATCAAATCGCAGGGCGAGATAAAAGAGCTGGACATAAATGGTTCGCTAAAAATGAATATCCTCTCCAACCTGAGCACCACGGTAACGGTATCACAAATCAGCCGTTCATTCAAAAGGCTTGACTTCTCTCCTTCTACCCTTTCATCGGTGGTACAGGCCAACAAGATAACGCAAACAAATTTTGCCAAGCAGGAACAGCAGGAAAACGACCAGAAAAACATCGAATGGACCGGAAATTATTCTTTAGACCTGGGAAAGAATCATTTTAAAGTACTGGGCGGTTATTCTTATTCGCTCTATAACTACAAACAATTTTCTGCCCAAAACTACGACTTCCCTTTTGATACCTACGAATGGAACAATCTGGGCTCAGGCCTTTACAATGGTGGGGCTGCAGGCCAGGGCCAGTCGGCAGTAGGATCTACCCAGAATGGCTCGACGCTTATCTCCTTTTTCGGAAGGGTAAATTATGACTTTAACAACCGTTATATCCTTACAGCCAGCTTACGTCGCGAGGGTTCGTCAAAATTTGGCAACAACAATAAATGGGGAAACTTCCCTGCGGTATCTGCCGCGTGGCGCCTATCGGAAGAAACTTTTATCAAAGACAGGCTTCCATGGGTTAATGAACTGAAAATCCGGGCTGATTATGGTATAACCGGAAATCAGGACTTTGATAACTACAAGTCGCTTCTTTTGTATGGAGGTGCAGGATATTTTCCTTACAACGGCCAGTATTATCAGGTTTACGGCCCTTCATCGAATGTTAATCCAGACCTGAGCTGGGAAAAATCAGCGAATTTTAATGTTGGTTTGGACTTTTCGATCCTAAAAAACCGCATTAGCGGTTCCCTGGATTATTACATCAGGACCAACAAAGATCTTTTGGGTAACTACAATGTACCGGTTCCGCCAAACACCCAAGCAACCACCTTTGCCAATGTAGGAACAATGAAAAATTACGGGATTGAACTGGCGCTTAGTGGAGAGGCGATAAAACAAGACGATTTTGAATACAGCATCAATCTTGCTTTTTCTTATAACCGTAATAAATTCATTTCATTTTCAAATGAGATCTATCAAGGTGGTACTTTTGAGGACGTGGCCGGACTGCCCGCTCCCGGATCTCCAGGTAATATTCAACGCATACAGGAAGGGCACAGTATAGGCGAGTTTTACACACTCCGTTCAGCAGGTGTAAACGACGCCGGGGCATTATTGGTTTACAAAAAAGATGGGTCTGTTGTACAGGCAAACCTTGCTTCCAATGATGACAAGCAGTTTGTAGGAAACGGGTTGCCAAAATTTATTGCTTCGTTGGGTAACACCTTCCGTTACAAGCGTTTCGATCTGGGCATTTTTCTCCGTGGCACCTTTGGATACAAAATATTCAATACATCAGCCTTTTACATTGGTACTCCATCCAGCCAGAGTGATGCGAATGTGTTAAAATCTGCTTATGACAGTAGTAGTAAATATTCACTTCTAAAAAGTAATGCAACCACATCGATTGCCTCGGATTATTTTCTTGAAAACGGCTCATTTTTAAAAATAGATAACGTATCGCTCGGCTACAGACAGCCCCTCAAAACAAAATACCTTAATTCGTTGAGGATTTATGCTACCGGAAGGAACCTGCACACTTTTACAAACTTTACAGGTGGCGATCCGGATCTTATCCAGGTAAACGGACTAACGCCAGGGGTAAACACTTCTCTTAATTATTATCCTTCTACACTTCAGCTGATCTTTGGATTACAGGTAACATTTTAA